The uncultured Dysgonomonas sp. genome contains the following window.
ATTTAAATAATCCTGAAATATTGGAGCAAGTAATAACGCTGAATAGCGAAATTCAGCAAATATACAGCCAAGGAAATTACCAGGAGGCTTTGGGCAAGGTTGCAGAGACCGAAAAATTCATGAATGGTAAATTGAGCAGAGGCAATATACTAGGATCTTCTATATTGTTACTGAAAGCAAGAATATATAGAGATCTGTCGCTTGACGCCGAAGGATTGACGATTATTAATCAGCTAATAAAAGATATAGATTTCATCGGTTTCCCGAAAGAAATCCTGGGGGATATGTCTGCCGAAGATAAAGACGAGACAGATGGTATAGTCAGGGATATAAAGGCTACAATATATACAATAGGTGGTGAATTTTTGTCGCACCTGGACAGGACTTCGGAAGCATATGATTATTATAAAAAAGCAGCCGGATATGCACAGTTATTAAAGGGCGATGCATATATATCTTATGCACTTATTTTGCAAAGTATAGGGAATATGCAACGGGAAGAAGGATTATTGCTGGAAGCAAAGAAAAATACATTGCAGGCTCTGGAAATATCCGAACAGCTCGAAAAACCTTCTGGAAGACACACTGCCGGAATTTTGAATACATTAGGGGTGATCAATCGCGATCTGAATGATTTCGAAAAGGCGGAAGAATACTACCGAAGAGCATTGAAGATATATGAAAATGCAGGGATGAAGAACTCAGATAATTATGCACTTGCATTGTTCAACCTGTCGGGAATATATTCTGTGAGAAACGATGAAGAAAAAGCTATTGAACTGACTTTAGAAAGCAAACAAATTATAAAGAATACAGTTGGTAGAGAAAGTGGAATGTATCTGAAAATACTGAACGATGAGGCTATTACCTATCTTAATCGTTCCGATTATGAAAAAGCGCTGAAACCGGTTATTGAAGCAGAAGATATAGCCCAAAAAGTTTACGGGAAACAACACAGCGAATATGCAGATATTTTAATGTCCTTGGGTAAAGTTTACCAGAAAACAGGACGGGAGATTGAAGGATTGGAACATGCAAAAAAAGCAGTGGAGATATATAAGAAAACAGAACTGTACAATACTCCGGCATATTATAAAGCTCTAAATAACTTAGCGGAGGCATATATTGGTGCAGAGAATCCGGGCTTTGTGCAAGTATATGACGAATTAGCCCAATATTACAGTGGAATGTCAAAAACTGATGCAGAGCGGTTAAGAAATGATGCTGCATTTTACGATTTTATGTCAGATATGGCTATTGTATCGTATGCTATGGATAATCATAAAGAGGCATCGAATCTGGCTGAAATGGCGGTCGATGGTTTAAACCGAATTTATGGAAGTGATTATCACTCTGTACTATCGGCTTATGAGATCCTGGCGTTAGCGAGCTGTGGCAACAAAAATTATAAAATGGCTATAACGGCTGTAGAACACTTAGTGAACGGGATAAAGAAAAATGTACAAACACAGTTCCTTTATCTTACCGAACAAGAAAGAGAATTTTTGTGGGGACGAATACGCTCTTCTCTGGATGCCGTATATGCCGTAGCAAATGGTATGGCTCAAGAAAATTTGCATTCCGATACTTATGCCGATCTGTTGTACGATATTGCTTTATTCTCGAAAGGTATATTGCTGAATTCGACAATCGAATTTGAGAAAATAATAACAAACTCGAATAATACACAATTATTGAAAGACTACAAAGACTACAAGGAACTGAAAAGCCAGCTAGACAAGATATATACATTACCACTAAACCAACGTGAAAATCCTGAACTTTTAGAGTCCCGGCTTCAAAGTTTGGAAAAAAAACTGCTGGCACAGTCAAAAGAGTTTGGAGATTACACCTCATATCTGAAAATAGACCATAATGATGTATTTAATAATCTGGAATCGGACAATGATATTGTCATTGAGTTTGTCAGGGGCGATGGAGGAGCACATAACGAAAGCATATACGGGGCTGTAATGTATTGTAAAGGATGGAAAAATCCCATGTATTTTTCATTGTTTACTGAAAAAGAGCTCCTGAACCTGACTGTAAATGATAAGACATTGGAAGAAATACTTAGTACAGGAAATATGGAAGACCTGAATGCCCTTTACAGCGACCATAGGCTATATGATATGGTATGGAGCAGACTGCATGACGACTTCTATATGAAAAACAATATCTACTTCTCTTGTGATGGTCTTCTGCACCAGATAGCTATTGAAAACCTCACGGCACAAAACAATGTACGGCTTTCCGAAATGTGCAATATGCGCCGAGTTTCATCTACCAGAGAACTGGCCTTAAGAAAAGATGCTCCCCTGAATAAGACTGCTGCAATATATGGAGGAATCGATTACAATACAAATACCGAAGCGATGGAGTACCTCGCAGAGGTTACACATACAAGAGGGACTCCGGATTATTTATCGCTGCCTGAAGATATAAAATTTGCAGCATGGAGGTATCTGAATGGGACACGGCTAGAAGCCGAAAGTGTACAGTCTCGACTCAAAGACACGGGATTTGATATTACATTCCGTACAGGTGAGGAAGCGTTGGAAGAAACCTTCAAGCAACTATCAGGTAAACAAACGCAGATAATCCATATAGCTACACATGGGTTCTTCATCCCTGAAAAAGAGAACAAAAATGAGTTGAAGCTGACATTCGGACAGGATTATCGCAGCAAGAGACTATCCGAATCTTTATACAGATCAGGTCTTGTTTTTTCAGGGGCAAATAACTATTGGTTAAATTCGGGCTCTTTTCCTGTAAATATCGACAACGGCATATTGACTGCAAAGGAAATTACAGAAATGGATCTAAGAGGCACAGACCTGGTAGTACTCTCTGCCTGCCAGACTGGATTAGGAGCAACTACCCACGATGGAGTCTTCGGATTGCAGCGGGCATTAAAAAATGCAGGCGTAAACACCTTGCTGGTTAGTCTGTGGAATGTCAACGATGAAGCCACTCAGGTGATGATGTCGGAATTTTATAAAGCTCTGAATGCCGGGCATAATAAATCGGCGGCCTTCGATATGGCAAAGAATGAATTAAAGGATAAAGTCTTTACGATAAGAAATAAAGAGTATAAAGGTAGCGATTCATATTTTTGGGCTAGTTTTGTTATGATAGATGGACACTGAGTAGAACTAATAAAAAGTTTATTGAGC
Protein-coding sequences here:
- a CDS encoding CHAT domain-containing protein; the encoded protein is MICNNVVLRGCIYLLFTLFSFTAIAQNTNLNNPEILEQVITLNSEIQQIYSQGNYQEALGKVAETEKFMNGKLSRGNILGSSILLLKARIYRDLSLDAEGLTIINQLIKDIDFIGFPKEILGDMSAEDKDETDGIVRDIKATIYTIGGEFLSHLDRTSEAYDYYKKAAGYAQLLKGDAYISYALILQSIGNMQREEGLLLEAKKNTLQALEISEQLEKPSGRHTAGILNTLGVINRDLNDFEKAEEYYRRALKIYENAGMKNSDNYALALFNLSGIYSVRNDEEKAIELTLESKQIIKNTVGRESGMYLKILNDEAITYLNRSDYEKALKPVIEAEDIAQKVYGKQHSEYADILMSLGKVYQKTGREIEGLEHAKKAVEIYKKTELYNTPAYYKALNNLAEAYIGAENPGFVQVYDELAQYYSGMSKTDAERLRNDAAFYDFMSDMAIVSYAMDNHKEASNLAEMAVDGLNRIYGSDYHSVLSAYEILALASCGNKNYKMAITAVEHLVNGIKKNVQTQFLYLTEQEREFLWGRIRSSLDAVYAVANGMAQENLHSDTYADLLYDIALFSKGILLNSTIEFEKIITNSNNTQLLKDYKDYKELKSQLDKIYTLPLNQRENPELLESRLQSLEKKLLAQSKEFGDYTSYLKIDHNDVFNNLESDNDIVIEFVRGDGGAHNESIYGAVMYCKGWKNPMYFSLFTEKELLNLTVNDKTLEEILSTGNMEDLNALYSDHRLYDMVWSRLHDDFYMKNNIYFSCDGLLHQIAIENLTAQNNVRLSEMCNMRRVSSTRELALRKDAPLNKTAAIYGGIDYNTNTEAMEYLAEVTHTRGTPDYLSLPEDIKFAAWRYLNGTRLEAESVQSRLKDTGFDITFRTGEEALEETFKQLSGKQTQIIHIATHGFFIPEKENKNELKLTFGQDYRSKRLSESLYRSGLVFSGANNYWLNSGSFPVNIDNGILTAKEITEMDLRGTDLVVLSACQTGLGATTHDGVFGLQRALKNAGVNTLLVSLWNVNDEATQVMMSEFYKALNAGHNKSAAFDMAKNELKDKVFTIRNKEYKGSDSYFWASFVMIDGH